The DNA region CAGTTGCGGCAGGCGTTCTGCATCTCTTCCGGGTCGGCGATTTCACCCCGGGCCGGTAGAGTATTGAACAGAATCAGTATGAACGTCAGAGCGACGAGGGCGAAAACAGACCTGAATTTGTCGGACATATCTTCCTCAGATTTTCTAAATTGTATTTAAAGCGGACATATCGAGGCATTTTAGAGAAATATAGTTACAAATCGATTTATGTCAAGTCAATACCATAGACGCTGCGCAAGAATGACTTTGCCGTGAAAATCTATACAAAAGAGGAATGAAAAAAGGGACATCGCCTGGGATGTCCCTTTAACCAAAAACAGGAGGATGACCTCAGATCTGGAATAGATACTGAAGTTTCATAAAATATTGCCGGGAGCCGAGTCGCCATTTAGCCGGCAGGTCACGGTTTTCGGCGAAATCGATATAATCGTAACTGGAACCGGCATAAAAAACCGAAAAGGGGCTGAGACGATAGGTCAAGAGCGGGTCAACATCCCACCAGCCGTCAAAATCGTCGTACTGGAGGACCAGTCTCAAAGACAATTCCCGAGTAGCCTGGAAAAGGAGCCTGGTACGGCTGATATATCCTTTATAGAGCTCAATTCCGGTTTCGGTATGATAACTGGCGAGATAACTCAAAGTCGGCTCTATAACCAGGCGGTCGATTGGCTTGAAAGCCAGTTCGACATTGACGGCGGTCTCAGTGCCGGTAGTCATATAGCGACGGGCAAGGGCTTTGCCATAATGAACAAAGATCCCGGTTCCGAGCATATTCCCGAATCGATTGTTGATACTACCCTCCAACCGCCAGAGACCGCCGAAATCTCTCCCCCGCCAGTTCTCGGAACTTCCCTGATAGAAAAGGCCGAGCGAGGTCTGCGCCATCCGGAAATTAGCAAGCGCCCCAAAGTTGAGATTCTCATTCAGGCGAACCTCATCAAAGTTCCAGCGGCGGGACAGATACAGCTGTGGGGTAAGCCGCTCGAGAATGCCGTTGGCAAAATAGAAGTTATACATGTTGAAAAGTGAAAGATTGCGGTAGTTGACGACCGGGTCAAAGCCGACCTGGGTCCGATAGGATGGATTAACCTGGTTGTAATCAAGAACCCAGCTCCAGTTGCGGGCGTTGCGGCGCAGCCGGGAAATGAAAGCCGTCCCCCAATATGATTCACCGTCAAGGGCAAGAGTCTTGGTGCCGCGGTCGATAGTCATTCCGGCGAAATTGGAGGTGAGTGACGGCTTATCCGGCTCGCCGGTGTAGGTCAGAATATATTGCCCATCAATGCGAAAGTTACGGGTGAGGCTGATATCGTAGTCAAACGCCCCGACACTTGCCGAACCGTCACCTTCAAAATTGCGCTGGCTGAGCATGATTCCGAAGCGGGAATTCTGGCCAAAAGTTTGCGCTCCGCGGAAAACCCCTACCATGCTCTTGCCGGTATTGAGCAGAAGACTGGACTGGTCAAGGGGGATTATATAGGGAGTGTTCTCATCCTCCGCCACTAAAAGAGCAAAACTGCGCCGGGCGGTTCGTCCGGCTATCTTGGCGGCAAACTTGGGGTCATTCACGGTTCTGGTATAGAAGGAATTGAAGAGAGTGCGAAAGATGTCGCTTCCCTCTTGAAAGAACGGGCGCCGTTCCGGATAGAATAGAGCGATGGTGGTATTAACATCAATCTGAGCGGCATCAGCTTCAATCTGGCTGAAATCGGGGTTGTAGGCAGCCTCAATAGTAATATCGGAATTGACGGCATATTTGCCGCCGAGAGAAAGTTCGGCATCAGGGTCCTGATTGTCGAATTTTGACTCGGGGTCGCCAAAATCGCTTTTTAATCCGGACTGATTGGCAACCAGCGCCGGAAGGAACTCCACGCCCTTACCGGGGCGGGCGTCAGCAATACCGGAAACGGTGCCCCACTGGCAGGGCCAGCATTGCTCGTTGCGGTCGTAGGCCGCCCAGGAGTACTGCTTGAAACTCTCGCGCGGCCGATTCCGCCAGAAATCCATTTTCCAAGACTGGATATTCTTGTTGGGAAAACGGAGACTGGAAAACGGAATGGCAATCTCCACCTGGTACCCGGAATCGGTAATCTGCGCCGCCGATTCCCAGATAAGGTCGAATCCGAAATCCTCGCCCCCCACAGAGGACCAGAGGGCATCCTTCTGCACACCGTATGGATTGACATAGAACTCATAAGCGCGGGTGGCATCGCCGTAAGTGTCGATAAGAAGGCCGGTGGCGTCATCGCCATAAAACTGGTCTCTCTGGCACATGGTCGCCCGCAAGTCGGCCACGTTGTCAAAGCAGATGAAGGCGACATATAATTTGTCTTCATCGAATGTAATAAAAGCCCGGGTTTCCGCCTCCGGAAGCGTATTTTCGCCAGGGTTTCTTTCTACAAAATTCTCGACTCGCCCGGCGGACTGCCAGCCGACATCGGAGAGATTGCCGTCAATATTGATTTTCCCGCCCGTGCGGAAAATATCCAGGGTAGGCTTGAATATCGGCTTAAAACTTTTGCTGGCGAGGGACGGTAGGGAGAGTAGCAAAAAAGTCAGCACAAGAAGGCAGGCTGTCTTTCCCGGGGTAACAAGGGAGCGATCTGACATAGCGCCATTCCTTTCATACAGATAATGATATTCGATTTAGCGGGATATAATCCCGATATCAGCGGCTGGTTTTAAGCCGAGCAGAATCGCCGGTGGCTCAATACAAGCCCTGGCTCGCTCTTTTGTTCCCTGTTGACAGTTTACGGATATCATCAGAATTTGTTCTTGAAATTTTGGCAAATATTCGATTCGTTCTATCATATCTGGTAAGATTTTGTCACTTTATCGTTTAGTCGGCCGGTAGAGATTCACAGATTCTGCGCTGTTAGCGAGATGGGGAGATGCAATCCAAATTAAAAAGGTCTAAAAAATCTAACTTGCCTTTTTGGCGGGATGATGTTCATTTACAGCTCAGGGACTGTGAGAAAGCCGGTCTGGACGGAAAAGATCGTATTTAATGCAAGTTTGGCAGGATTAATAGCAGCGCGGAGCAGTTTAAGTTATGGCGAATGCGTCAGTAAGAAATGGTGTAGATATTGACGGCATCATGGATAAGGCAACACGGGCGGCGGCCGCTTTCAGAACCTATTCCCAGGAAGCGACCGACCGGATTGTAACGGCCGTCTATCATGCCGGATTCAATAACCGGGTTCGTCTAGCCAGGATGGCGCATGAGGAAACCGGTATCGGCGTCTGGCAGGATAAGGTTATCAAGAATGCCATCGCCACCCGGTTTGTCTATGAAGATATCAAAAATATGAAGACAGTCGGTATCATTTCGGAAGATCCCCAGAATGGCGTAATCGAAATCGCTCAGCCATTAGGACCGATTTTCTGTGTCACTCCGGTCACCAATCCAACCTCGACGGTACTGTTCAAAATCCTGATATCTCTAAAGTCGCGCAACCCGATAATTATTCGTCCCCACGGCGCGGCAAAAAAATGCTCCATTGAAGCGGCAAGGCTATGCTATGAAGCGGCTCTGGCGGCGGGAGCGCCGGAGAATTGCATCCAGTGGGTAAAGAATTCGACCGAAGAGGAGACACTTCAGTTCATGCGGCATCACAGGACAGCCCTGGTTCTTGCCACCGGTTCGACTTCGCTGGTGCGCGCCGCCTATAGCTCAGGGAATCCGGCGTTTGGAGTCGGCCCCGGGAATGTCCCGGCTTTTATTGGCAGGACTGCCGATGTCCCTTTTGCGGTCGAGCAGATATTTATATCCAA from Candidatus Zixiibacteriota bacterium includes:
- a CDS encoding carbohydrate binding family 9 domain-containing protein, with translation MSDRSLVTPGKTACLLVLTFLLLSLPSLASKSFKPIFKPTLDIFRTGGKINIDGNLSDVGWQSAGRVENFVERNPGENTLPEAETRAFITFDEDKLYVAFICFDNVADLRATMCQRDQFYGDDATGLLIDTYGDATRAYEFYVNPYGVQKDALWSSVGGEDFGFDLIWESAAQITDSGYQVEIAIPFSSLRFPNKNIQSWKMDFWRNRPRESFKQYSWAAYDRNEQCWPCQWGTVSGIADARPGKGVEFLPALVANQSGLKSDFGDPESKFDNQDPDAELSLGGKYAVNSDITIEAAYNPDFSQIEADAAQIDVNTTIALFYPERRPFFQEGSDIFRTLFNSFYTRTVNDPKFAAKIAGRTARRSFALLVAEDENTPYIIPLDQSSLLLNTGKSMVGVFRGAQTFGQNSRFGIMLSQRNFEGDGSASVGAFDYDISLTRNFRIDGQYILTYTGEPDKPSLTSNFAGMTIDRGTKTLALDGESYWGTAFISRLRRNARNWSWVLDYNQVNPSYRTQVGFDPVVNYRNLSLFNMYNFYFANGILERLTPQLYLSRRWNFDEVRLNENLNFGALANFRMAQTSLGLFYQGSSENWRGRDFGGLWRLEGSINNRFGNMLGTGIFVHYGKALARRYMTTGTETAVNVELAFKPIDRLVIEPTLSYLASYHTETGIELYKGYISRTRLLFQATRELSLRLVLQYDDFDGWWDVDPLLTYRLSPFSVFYAGSSYDYIDFAENRDLPAKWRLGSRQYFMKLQYLFQI